A window of Pullulanibacillus sp. KACC 23026 genomic DNA:
ATTTCTTTTGGTAGAGCTTTAGTTGCTGGGAGAAATCGTGTGCCGAGCCCTGCTGCAGGAATGATCGCTTTTCTGATTGTCATTTCTGCAAACCCTCTTTTTATTTCCTTTTTGGTTATCCTATTCCGGCAATTCCAAATCGCGCCACTCCTAAACGAAACCCTTAAAAAATAGACGGCTAACATTTAATTGGCAGTCGTCCTCCAACCAAAGCAGGCATGAACACCGAGGCACCAAAGGCGGGTGATTCGCTGATAAATGAGCAGCCACAGGAAGCGTTTTTTCAGAAAAGGTGTTTTAGTAAAATGTTGCCGCTAGTTGCGTTCGCTTTCCGCGATCCCCCCTGCTGCTTCTCCTAGGTAAATGTCTGTTTTTAGGATTTGTATTAAGGAATGGTTTGATTTTCTATTAAAACCTGTGCGACTGACCCATACCGAGTATCCCGTTCAGACATAACTTATAAGAAATACTATGTGGTTACCCTAGAAAACCAATAGTTTTTTTAAAATTTTTTAGTAATTGGATACAGCTTATAGCTGTTTAAATAGGAGGGAGAATGTGTACCGAAAAATCGAACCATGGGTCGAAGAGGAGGAGCAACTGTCCACTCCCAATGATTTTCATATCCCGGATTATGTTAATGAAATCGCCCATGATGTACTCGGACATTACGATTTCCAAGTTCAGAGCATGGAGGTCGTGACAACCAAATCCGATAAAGGCGGGGCGATTTGGAAGCTTCAGACAAGCGATGGACCGAAAAGTTTAAAACTGCTTCATCGGGAGCCAGCTCGAAGTATGTTTAGTCTAGGGGCGCAGGAGTATCTCGTGAAGGAGAAAAAAGCCAGAGTACCGGCCATTGTAAGGACGAAGGAAGGACAGAACTATGTTGAAGCTGGAGGAAAGCTTTGGTTTGTTGCTGAGTGGATTGAATCGCTTCAGCCTGTGACCAAGGATCTAGAAGGGGCGAAACATCTTTGCCATGCACTTGGAGAATTTCATCATCTGACAAAAGGTTATACGCCGCCTCCTCAAGCAGATGTCGCCTCACGTCTGTATAAATGGCCGAAAAACTATGAAAAGACTTTGGTCAAGATGGATTGGTTCCGTCACCTAGCAGAAGCTTATAATGATATGCCTGCAAGCCCTGCTATATTAGCGGTTATCGATGAATTTGAGGAGCAGGCCAAAAGAGCGCTAGACCGCTTAAATCAGTCAAGCTATTTTAGGCTTATTGAAAAAGGAAACGAGGCATGGGGGCTTGTTCACCAAGACTATGGCTGGTCGAATGGTCAAATGGGCGCAGAAGGCATGTGGATTATTGATTTGGATGGTGTGTCTTATGATATTCCCATTCGTGACTTAAGAAAATTGATCTCGGGGACTATGTCTGATTTGTTTCATTGGGATACCGAATGGATTCGTGAAATGATTCGTGCCTACCATGAAGCCAATCCGATTACCGAAGAAGTCTATGAGTTGCTTATGATTGATTTGTCTCTGCCAAATGAATTTTATAAAAATATTAAAGAGATGGTTTATGAGCCTGAACTCTTTTTAAACGAAGAAACCAGGCAGCTCATTCAAACGATTGTGGAGATTGACCAAACCAAATGGCCGGTTTTAGAAGAAATAAAGAATGATTGGAAGGAGGGTCTATATTCGTGAAAATCCTGATGATTTGTACGGAGAAACTGCCTCTTCCACCTATAAGAGGAGGCGCTATTCAAACGTATATCGCGGGTGCCCTTCCGTATCTAAAAGAAGATCATGATATTACGGTATTAGGTGTAAATGATCCGGATTTACCGGATGATGATTTCATCGATGGCGTTCGCTATGTTCGGATACCAGGAAAACTGTTTGAGGTCTATAAAGAAGGCGTCGTCCATTTTGTCGAGTCAGAGGAATTTGATTTAATTCATATTTTTAACCGTCCAAGATTGGTCATGCCTGTTCGCAGCGTTGCCCCACATTCTACGCTTACACTCAGCATGCACAATGATATGTTCAAACTTGAAAAAATTGAGCCGGCGGAGGCCGAGCAGGCCATCGAAGAGGTATCCCGGATTGTGACGGTAAGCGATTATATTGGCAATGTCATCAAGAGTCAATATCCACAAGCAGAAAGCAAGTTGCAAACCATCTACTCTGGCGTTGATGTGGATCGATTTTTACCCGGAAATGATTCGCGCATAAAGAACAGACGTGAATCGCTTCGTCGGGAGCACGGACTTGAGAATAAAACAGTTCTTTTATTTGCCGGGCGTCTTTCGCGAAACAAAGGTGTCGATCGACTAATTAGAGCACTGCCAGAGTTATCGAAACGGCATAAGGATTTAGCGCTGGTTATTGTCGGAAGTAACTGGTTTAGCCAAAATAATGTCACGGATTACGTTGCTTATGTGAGGGCGCTGGCCAAAAAGCTTACGATCCCTGTTGTTCAAACAGGATTCGTCTCGCCATTTGAGATTCAAAACTGGTTTGCCGCAGCGGACCTATTTGTTTGTACGTCTGTTTGGCAGGAGCCGCTGGCAAGGGTGCATTATGAAGCAATGGCAGCTGCCCTTCCCATTGTGACGACCAACCGCGGCGGTAATGCAGAAGTCATTGAACTGGAGGAAAATGGCTTACTTGTAGAACATCCAGAAGATCCAAATGAATTTGTTGAGGCCTTAGATTATCTTTTATCTAATCGTTCGGTAATGAGACGGATGGGGCAAAGAGGGAGAGAGCTTGCCTTAACGAAATACACGTGGGATCGCGTTGCCTCTGACATTCTCGATGCCTGGGCCATTGCGAATGAAACCAGTCGTTCAGTTGAAAATCAACCTGTTAGTCTAATAGAGGAATTCAATGACAGCGAGGCTGCACTTGCTGAGGAACCTTATGATCATGTAGACCTTATGGAAGAGGTTGATGAGGCGCTATTAGAGCCTGACTTAAGCTTGCCAGTGAGTACTGGACCGCAATTTAACGATGAGATGGAAGAACTCGTTTCCTTTGATCGCAACAGAAGTCGCCATCGAATCGACGATGAACAGAACGATCAGCTTGAGTTCCAAGATAGCGATTGGGAAGATCATGAAGTTGAAGAGGAGACAGCCTTTGTCTCTTTCGCTGACGATGGTGTGTATGAGGAAGAACAAGCAATTGAACAAGAGAGCGAATCCTATAAGGTTTATAGTGAAGATGATGAAGACTTTTGGGAAGAACTGGAGACCTTCTTGTATGAAGACGAAGAGGATGATCTCACCAAGCGAAGGACCAATCGCTCTGAACCTCTTTTGCTAGGAAAATCAAATGGCGCTTCACGCAGAGCGAACACGCAACCGAAGACGAGAACAGAGTCAGTAGAGGAGAGCCGCCAGTTTGAAAAAGTCCCTCTCAGGCAAGTTGCCGTTACAAGATCTAGAAAGGACTCTTCAACTAGTGGAACCAGTAGATATCTTCTAAGATCAGACTTAGTTGCGTTGAGGCATTAAATAATCTCATCCGCTTACGTTTGAAGGGATGGGCACTAGCAAACTAAAAAGAGTTAATTAACACGATAACCTTAATCACAAGAGATCTGCATGGGAGCAAAATTCACCTTGCAGATTTTTTTGTGCGATTCAGAAAGGATTTTCGCAAAGTCAACTAGAAGCTCACTCCCGGCCGGCTCCCATGCAGGAGTAGGAGCGCGAACAAGAGCGCGAAATCTGAGAAGGTTGGCCATTTATCCGAGAAGGTCGCCAAAAAATCCGAGAAGCTTGTCCAAAAATCCTAAAAGGTCAGCCAAAAATCTGAGAAGCTCACACCCAGCCACATGCAGGAGCGCGAAATCCGAGAAGGTTGCCCATTTATCCGAGAAGGTCGCCAAAAAATCCGAGAAGCTTGTCCAAAAATCCTAAAAGGTCAGTCAAAAATCTGAGAAGCTCACACCCAGCCGGCTCCCATGCAGGAGTAGGAGCGCGAACAAGAGCGCGAATAAGAGCGCGAAATCTGAGAAGGTTGGCCATTTATCCGAGAAGGTCGCCAAAAAATCCGAGAAGCTTGTCCAAAAATCCTAAAAGGTCAGCCAAAAATCTGGGAAGCTCACACCCGGCCCCATGCAGGAGCGCGAAATCTGAGAAGGTTGCCCATATATCCGAGAAGGTCGCCAAAAAATCCGAGAAGCTTGTCCAAAAATCCCAAAAGGTCAGCCAAAAATCTGAGAAGCTCACACCCAGCCACATGCAGGAGCGCGAAATCTGAGAAGGTTGCCCATTTATCCGAGAAGGTCGCCAAAAAATCCGAGAAGCTTGTCCAAAAATCCTAAAAGGTCAGCCAAAAATCTGAGAAGCTCACACCCAGCCCCATGCAGGAGCGCGAAATCCGAGAAGGTTGCCCATTTATCCGAGAAGGTCGCCAAAAAATCCGAGAAGCTTGTCCAAAAATCCTAAAAGGTCAGTCAAAAATCTGAGAAGCTCACACCCAGCCCCATGCAGGAGCGCAAAATCTGAGAAGGTTGGCCATTTATCCGAGAAGGTCGCCAAAAAATCCGAGAAGCTTGTCCAAAAATCCTAAAAGGTCAGCCAAGAATCTGAGAAGCTCACACCCAGCCCCATGCAGGAGCGCGAAATCTGAGAAGGTTGGCCATTTATCCGAGAAGGTCGCTAAAAAATCCCAGAAGCTTGTCCAAAAATCCCAAAAGGTCAGCCAAAAATCTGAGAAGCTCACACCCAGCCCCATGCAGGAGCGCGAAATCTGAGAAGGTTGGCCATTTATCCGAGAAGGTCGCCAAAAAATCCGAGAAGCTTGTCCAAAAATCCTAAAAGGTCAGCCAAAAATCTGAGAAGCTCACACCCAGCCTTATGCAGGAGCGCGAAATCCGAGAAGGTTGCCCATTTATCCGAGAAGGTCGCCAAAAAATCCGATAAGCTTGTCCAAAAATCCCAAAAGGTCAGCCAAAAATCTGAGAAGCTCACACCCAGCCCCATGCAGGAGCGCGAAATCTGAGAAGGTTGGCCATTTATCCGAGAAGGTCGCCAAAAAATCCGATAAGCTTGTCCAAAAATCCCAAAAGGTCAGCCAAAAATCTGAGAAGCTCTCACCCGGCCCCAAGCAGGAGCGCGAAATCTGAGAAGGTTGGCCATTTATCCGAGAAGGTCGCCAAAAAATCCGAGAAGCTTGTCCAAAAATCCTAAAAGGTCAGCCAAAAATCTGAGAAGCTCACACCCGGCCACATTCCTAATTAAGCGGAATTTCTCCGCTTATTTATCAACGCTACTTTAGCGTCTCCTATTAAAGACAAAAGCTTGGGACTCCCCTCAAGCTTTTGTCTGCTAATTATAGTGTTAGTTAATTTGCGATTTAGACTTTCTCTCACGTTTTTGGAACGACTTATTTTGTTGCGTTTCCTTTTTAAAAAAATTAAGACGAGTTGATTACCACTCTAGTTTCTCGTCTTCTACTTCCTCAAAAGTTATCACTTCTACTTCGTCATCGTTTTCGCCCTCGTCGTCATCCTCGTCGTCGTCGTCGTCGTCGTCGTCGTCATCCTCGTCGTCGTCGTCATCCTCGTCCTCGTCGTCATCCTCGTCGTCGTCGTCGTCGTCATCCTCGTCGTCGTCGTCGTCGTCTTCGTCTACTTCGTCGTCGTCCTCATCCTCATCATCATCTTCGTCCTCGTCGTCATCAACTTCTTCTACGTCGTCGTCATCGTCATCGTCATCATTTTCTAATTTAAATTCGGTGTCGGTGTCATCGTCAAATTCTACTTTTACTTTTACTAAGCCATCAACTCCAGTAGCTAAAGCTTCTTTTACTGCTTCTAGGATGTCTTCGAAGGATGCTTCTTCATCTAAATGAAATCCATCTGGAAAATCAACGAGGACTTTCGTTTTTTTGACATGTTTGGACACAGTTCTTCCTCCTTAAATTTTAAATGCTTGTTCTCTAAAATAGGAAACATTTAATAGCCGGGCGAAATCCGCCCTCGCTGACTAATCGATAAGTTGTAAATTGAATGAGTTTTTGTCCTTTAACGTAAAAAGGGGACCCTTATCACTGTTCCTCCACGGGAACGATTTAGATAAATAGAGTAGG
This region includes:
- a CDS encoding CotS family spore coat protein, with the protein product MYRKIEPWVEEEEQLSTPNDFHIPDYVNEIAHDVLGHYDFQVQSMEVVTTKSDKGGAIWKLQTSDGPKSLKLLHREPARSMFSLGAQEYLVKEKKARVPAIVRTKEGQNYVEAGGKLWFVAEWIESLQPVTKDLEGAKHLCHALGEFHHLTKGYTPPPQADVASRLYKWPKNYEKTLVKMDWFRHLAEAYNDMPASPAILAVIDEFEEQAKRALDRLNQSSYFRLIEKGNEAWGLVHQDYGWSNGQMGAEGMWIIDLDGVSYDIPIRDLRKLISGTMSDLFHWDTEWIREMIRAYHEANPITEEVYELLMIDLSLPNEFYKNIKEMVYEPELFLNEETRQLIQTIVEIDQTKWPVLEEIKNDWKEGLYS
- a CDS encoding glycosyltransferase family 4 protein, yielding MKILMICTEKLPLPPIRGGAIQTYIAGALPYLKEDHDITVLGVNDPDLPDDDFIDGVRYVRIPGKLFEVYKEGVVHFVESEEFDLIHIFNRPRLVMPVRSVAPHSTLTLSMHNDMFKLEKIEPAEAEQAIEEVSRIVTVSDYIGNVIKSQYPQAESKLQTIYSGVDVDRFLPGNDSRIKNRRESLRREHGLENKTVLLFAGRLSRNKGVDRLIRALPELSKRHKDLALVIVGSNWFSQNNVTDYVAYVRALAKKLTIPVVQTGFVSPFEIQNWFAAADLFVCTSVWQEPLARVHYEAMAAALPIVTTNRGGNAEVIELEENGLLVEHPEDPNEFVEALDYLLSNRSVMRRMGQRGRELALTKYTWDRVASDILDAWAIANETSRSVENQPVSLIEEFNDSEAALAEEPYDHVDLMEEVDEALLEPDLSLPVSTGPQFNDEMEELVSFDRNRSRHRIDDEQNDQLEFQDSDWEDHEVEEETAFVSFADDGVYEEEQAIEQESESYKVYSEDDEDFWEELETFLYEDEEDDLTKRRTNRSEPLLLGKSNGASRRANTQPKTRTESVEESRQFEKVPLRQVAVTRSRKDSSTSGTSRYLLRSDLVALRH